From Rhodoferax sp. AJA081-3, the proteins below share one genomic window:
- a CDS encoding universal stress protein: protein MLKIVVAIDGSEAALRAVGHVIKNFSGDQAAQEIHVINVQYPVHGGVSAFVDGAQIKEYHASEGEKTLAPARALLDAADVPYHSHLFVGEPAETVTRFAKENACDQIVIGTRGLGAVSSLLLGSVATKIIHLADMPVLLVK, encoded by the coding sequence ATGTTGAAAATAGTGGTGGCCATAGACGGGTCAGAGGCAGCGCTGCGTGCCGTCGGACATGTGATCAAGAATTTTTCCGGTGACCAGGCCGCGCAGGAGATCCATGTGATCAATGTGCAATACCCGGTCCACGGCGGCGTCAGCGCGTTTGTCGATGGCGCGCAGATCAAGGAATACCATGCTTCGGAGGGGGAAAAGACGCTGGCCCCAGCACGTGCGCTGCTGGACGCTGCCGATGTGCCCTACCACTCCCACCTCTTTGTTGGCGAGCCCGCCGAGACCGTCACGCGTTTTGCCAAAGAAAACGCTTGCGATCAGATTGTGATCGGCACCCGCGGGTTGGGCGCGGTCTCCAGCCTGCTGCTGGGTTCGGTCGCCACCAAGATCATCCACCTGGCAGATATGCCCGTGTTACTCGTCAAATAA
- a CDS encoding TerC family protein, protein MDFSSPQFWIAVLQIVAIDIVLGGDNAVVIGLACRKLPDQQRKYGIFWGMVGAIGLRVILIFFAVTLLTVPFLKIVGAALLLWIGVKLLLPEEEDAHNIQANVTLFAAIKTIIIADAVMSLDNVIAIAGAAGDSRGLIIFGLVLSVPIIVLGSQLVIKLMDRFPVVVVAGGALLGWIAGGMVVGDVAVNAWFKNTIPASQWVGPVVGALLVVALGKWLAARSEAKRALAPLEDLAHESRAP, encoded by the coding sequence ATGGATTTCAGTAGTCCACAATTTTGGATCGCGGTCTTGCAGATCGTTGCCATCGACATCGTGCTGGGCGGCGACAACGCCGTTGTCATCGGGCTCGCTTGCCGCAAGCTCCCGGACCAACAGCGCAAGTACGGCATCTTCTGGGGCATGGTCGGCGCCATCGGTTTGCGGGTCATCCTGATATTTTTTGCCGTCACGCTGTTGACGGTCCCGTTCCTGAAAATCGTCGGCGCTGCGCTGTTGCTGTGGATTGGTGTCAAGCTGCTGCTGCCAGAGGAGGAAGACGCACACAACATCCAGGCCAATGTGACCTTGTTTGCAGCGATCAAGACCATCATCATCGCGGATGCCGTGATGAGCCTGGACAACGTGATTGCCATTGCCGGCGCGGCGGGTGACAGCAGGGGTTTGATTATTTTTGGCCTGGTGCTGAGTGTTCCCATCATCGTGCTGGGCAGCCAGTTGGTCATCAAACTGATGGACCGTTTCCCTGTTGTGGTGGTGGCCGGTGGTGCGCTGCTGGGCTGGATTGCCGGTGGCATGGTGGTCGGTGATGTGGCAGTGAATGCCTGGTTCAAGAACACCATTCCTGCCTCCCAATGGGTCGGCCCGGTAGTGGGTGCGCTGCTGGTCGTTGCACTGGGCAAATGGTTGGCCGCCCGCAGTGAAGCCAAGCGTGCGTTGGCACCGCTAGAAGACCTGGCCCACGAGAGCCGCGCGCCTTAA
- a CDS encoding TRAP transporter substrate-binding protein — translation MRIRSVVLGLLLGSLSMLAFGQKAITIKLSHVVAADTPKGKASDFFAKRAAELTKGQVKVDVYPNSQLYKDKEEMEALQIGAVQMLAPSLAKFGPLGVREFEVFDFPFIFDDTADLHRVTQGPVGASLLGKLDAKGVKGLAFWDNGFKSFSANTPLRSAVDFKGKKFRIQSSKVLEEQIRTLGGTPQVMAFSEVYQALRTGVVDGTENPISNLYSQQMHEVQKHLSISNHGYLGYAVIVNKKFWDRLPGDIRGQLEQAMKEATTYANKIAQEENDLSLEAVRKSGKTTVYVLSKEERMALKKAMAPVHNKMADRVGKDLLEAIYKETGFNANAP, via the coding sequence ATGAGAATCCGCTCGGTTGTTCTTGGTTTGCTGCTTGGATCGTTGTCCATGCTGGCCTTTGGCCAGAAAGCTATAACCATCAAACTGAGCCATGTGGTGGCCGCCGACACGCCCAAGGGCAAGGCCTCCGATTTTTTTGCCAAACGTGCTGCCGAATTGACCAAAGGCCAGGTCAAGGTAGACGTGTACCCGAACAGCCAGCTCTACAAAGACAAGGAAGAGATGGAGGCCTTGCAGATCGGGGCCGTGCAGATGCTGGCGCCATCACTTGCAAAGTTCGGCCCCTTGGGCGTCAGGGAATTTGAGGTGTTTGACTTCCCCTTCATCTTTGACGACACCGCCGACCTGCACCGCGTGACCCAGGGCCCCGTGGGTGCAAGCCTGCTGGGAAAACTGGATGCCAAGGGTGTCAAGGGACTGGCATTTTGGGACAACGGGTTCAAGTCATTCTCGGCCAATACACCGCTGCGGAGTGCGGTCGATTTCAAGGGAAAAAAGTTCCGCATCCAGTCCTCCAAAGTCTTGGAAGAGCAGATTCGCACACTGGGTGGCACTCCACAAGTGATGGCGTTTTCTGAGGTGTACCAGGCGCTGCGCACCGGCGTGGTGGACGGTACCGAAAATCCGATTTCCAACCTGTACAGCCAGCAGATGCACGAGGTGCAAAAGCACCTGTCGATCTCCAACCACGGCTACCTGGGTTACGCCGTCATTGTGAACAAGAAGTTCTGGGACCGACTGCCTGGCGACATACGCGGCCAGTTGGAGCAGGCCATGAAAGAGGCCACCACCTATGCCAACAAGATCGCCCAGGAAGAGAACGATCTCTCTCTGGAAGCGGTCCGCAAATCAGGAAAAACAACGGTTTATGTGCTGAGCAAGGAGGAGCGCATGGCGCTGAAAAAAGCCATGGCACCCGTGCACAACAAGATGGCTGACCGGGTGGGCAAAGACCTGCTGGAGGCGATCTACAAAGAAACCGGATTCAACGCGAACGCGCCGTAA
- a CDS encoding YdcF family protein: MTILATLLFVLTQPLSWVLFLLALSLLASRRPALGRGLVGSAMALLLLLGWKPLPDVLIRQLEAQHREIPPQADLRAYVGMVVLGGSTEPSFVAAAHAHPLLNSAAERMTTPLVMLQKNPHLKLVYTGGGTETGASVIKEAQLAKVFFDSMGVTGANVLYEGASRTTFENATLTAQLPGVDITQRWLLVTSAWHMPRSMATFTKAGWNVTAYPVDFRTGPTTPWTEYSLGPALRSWQMALHEHLGTLAYRITGRL, from the coding sequence ATGACCATCCTGGCAACTCTTCTTTTTGTGTTGACGCAACCCCTGTCGTGGGTACTGTTTCTGCTCGCCCTGAGCCTGCTGGCGAGTCGCAGACCGGCGCTGGGGCGTGGGTTGGTGGGTAGCGCCATGGCGCTGCTTTTGCTGCTGGGGTGGAAACCATTACCCGATGTGCTGATACGCCAACTGGAAGCGCAGCACCGCGAGATACCGCCCCAGGCGGACTTGCGGGCCTATGTGGGCATGGTGGTGTTGGGTGGCTCGACCGAGCCCAGTTTTGTAGCTGCTGCCCATGCACATCCCCTGCTCAACAGCGCCGCTGAGCGGATGACAACGCCTCTGGTAATGCTGCAAAAGAATCCGCACCTGAAGCTCGTTTACACCGGTGGTGGCACCGAGACGGGTGCCAGTGTGATCAAAGAAGCACAACTCGCCAAAGTCTTCTTCGACAGCATGGGTGTGACGGGAGCGAATGTGCTCTACGAAGGTGCATCACGTACCACCTTTGAAAACGCCACTTTGACTGCGCAATTGCCGGGCGTGGACATCACGCAGCGCTGGCTGCTGGTCACATCCGCATGGCACATGCCGCGGTCCATGGCCACGTTCACCAAAGCGGGGTGGAATGTGACGGCCTACCCGGTGGACTTCCGCACGGGCCCAACTACACCCTGGACAGAATATTCACTGGGGCCGGCTTTGCGCAGCTGGCAAATGGCCTTGCATGAACACCTGGGCACTCTGGCCTACCGCATAACGGGCCGTCTGTAA
- a CDS encoding hemolysin family protein, translating to MEFILIVLLTLLNGAFAMSEMALTASRKIRLQAMAEEGSKGAQAAMELLQTRPSFLSSVQVGITSIGMLNGIVGEAAFSNGLSQWLLATLPISERAADLWATAVVVTVITFITILFGELVPKRIGQLYPETVARFVSLPMTWVATGAKPFVRLLSVCTHGMLKILRIDTTDNRAVTEEEITASLEEGVDAGIIEQHEHQMVRNVFDLDDRTLTSMMLPRADIEWMEASATVAECLQQASNGGNKGTHSWYPVCRESLDQVVGLVSVARLLQLGLQHTGSVESVAEPAAFVPETLSGMELIEQFRAQSARMVFVVDEYGVVQGLLTPHDLLEAITGELKPDSQTQAWATHLPDGSWALDGLMPVSELKARLDIDELPQEDRGRYNTLAGLLMAVSGELPKVGERIDCAYWQFEVTALEGKRIDKVLARSA from the coding sequence ATGGAATTTATTCTGATCGTGCTGCTGACGCTGCTCAATGGTGCGTTTGCCATGTCCGAGATGGCGCTCACCGCCAGCCGCAAAATCCGCCTGCAAGCCATGGCGGAAGAGGGCAGCAAAGGCGCACAGGCCGCCATGGAGCTGCTGCAAACCCGACCCAGTTTTTTGTCGTCCGTGCAGGTGGGTATCACGTCCATTGGCATGCTCAACGGTATTGTGGGTGAGGCCGCATTCAGCAATGGCCTTTCGCAGTGGCTACTCGCCACATTGCCTATCTCCGAGCGTGCCGCAGACCTCTGGGCCACCGCGGTAGTGGTGACGGTGATCACCTTCATCACCATCCTGTTTGGGGAACTGGTGCCCAAGCGTATTGGGCAGCTGTACCCCGAGACCGTCGCGCGCTTTGTATCACTGCCCATGACCTGGGTGGCAACCGGTGCCAAGCCCTTTGTGCGCCTGCTGTCGGTGTGCACACATGGCATGCTGAAAATCTTGCGCATAGACACCACCGACAACCGTGCGGTGACCGAAGAGGAAATCACTGCCAGCCTGGAAGAGGGTGTAGACGCCGGCATCATCGAGCAGCATGAACACCAGATGGTGCGCAATGTGTTTGACCTGGACGACCGCACACTGACATCCATGATGCTGCCGCGCGCCGACATTGAATGGATGGAGGCGTCTGCCACGGTAGCGGAGTGCCTGCAGCAGGCCAGCAATGGCGGCAACAAGGGCACCCATTCCTGGTACCCGGTGTGCCGCGAATCACTGGACCAGGTGGTGGGCCTGGTCAGTGTGGCGCGCCTGCTGCAATTGGGCTTGCAGCACACGGGCAGTGTGGAGTCGGTTGCCGAACCCGCTGCCTTTGTGCCCGAGACACTGAGTGGCATGGAGCTGATCGAGCAGTTCCGCGCCCAGTCTGCACGTATGGTGTTTGTGGTGGACGAGTACGGCGTGGTGCAAGGTTTGCTGACGCCGCACGATTTGCTGGAAGCGATTACCGGCGAGTTGAAACCCGACAGCCAGACACAAGCCTGGGCAACACACTTGCCCGACGGTTCCTGGGCGCTGGACGGACTGATGCCCGTCAGTGAGCTCAAGGCGCGTCTTGACATTGATGAGCTGCCCCAGGAAGACCGTGGGCGCTACAACACCCTGGCTGGATTGCTGATGGCTGTATCGGGCGAATTGCCCAAAGTGGGTGAACGCATTGACTGCGCCTACTGGCAGTTTGAGGTGACGGCACTCGAAGGCAAGCGCATTGACAAGGTGCTGGCCCGCAGCGCCTGA
- a CDS encoding symmetrical bis(5'-nucleosyl)-tetraphosphatase produces MALYLIGDVQGCDAALQDLLDTLDYSPSRDTLYVLGDLVNRGPDSAGVLRRLMGYSNAAQCLLGNHDLNLLAVAQGLRKPHRKDTLDAVLGAEDRHAMLHWLRHQKMAMLLNRGGVPLLMVHAGVLPTWSADQTMALAHEVETALQGGHAAEFLKSMYGNTPSQWSESLTGMDRLRVIVNALTRLRFCTAEGAMEFDSKGRCRGAPQGYMPWFEVPNRQTAQISVAFGHWSTLGWLDRHDVLSLDTGCVWGGSLSALRFNLQDQTQELIQVQCAVSQHHGEH; encoded by the coding sequence ATGGCACTTTACCTGATTGGCGATGTGCAGGGCTGCGACGCGGCGCTGCAGGATCTGCTGGACACCCTGGATTACTCTCCCAGCCGCGACACTTTGTATGTGTTGGGCGACCTGGTCAACCGCGGGCCGGACTCCGCAGGCGTGTTACGCCGCCTGATGGGCTACAGCAACGCCGCGCAGTGTTTGTTGGGCAACCACGACCTCAACCTGCTGGCCGTGGCACAGGGACTGCGCAAACCACACCGCAAGGACACGCTGGACGCCGTGCTGGGAGCGGAAGACCGCCACGCCATGCTGCACTGGCTGCGCCACCAAAAAATGGCGATGCTGCTGAACCGGGGCGGTGTGCCGCTTCTGATGGTGCACGCCGGTGTGTTACCAACCTGGAGTGCAGACCAGACGATGGCTTTGGCGCACGAAGTGGAAACCGCCTTGCAGGGGGGGCACGCGGCCGAGTTCCTGAAATCCATGTACGGCAATACACCCAGCCAATGGAGCGAATCATTAACCGGCATGGACCGCCTGCGGGTGATCGTCAACGCGCTGACACGCTTGCGGTTTTGTACCGCAGAGGGTGCGATGGAATTTGACAGCAAAGGAAGGTGCAGAGGTGCGCCCCAGGGTTATATGCCCTGGTTCGAGGTACCCAACCGCCAGACGGCGCAGATCAGCGTAGCATTTGGCCACTGGTCCACGCTGGGCTGGCTGGACAGACACGACGTGTTATCGCTGGATACCGGTTGTGTGTGGGGGGGCAGCTTGAGCGCACTTCGCTTCAATCTGCAGGACCAGACGCAGGAGCTGATCCAGGTGCAATGTGCTGTTTCCCAGCACCACGGAGAACATTAA